One Punica granatum isolate Tunisia-2019 chromosome 3, ASM765513v2, whole genome shotgun sequence genomic window carries:
- the LOC116199797 gene encoding disease resistance protein TAO1-like, whose amino-acid sequence MGDHGIDDDDEEAVLPSSRYRWDIFLSFRGEDTRHGFTDRLYKALWLDGVRTFRDDEALERGDEVAPGLLEAIQDSAGAVAVISERYADSRWCLEELATIFEGKKLLLPVFYDVDPSDVRRQRGPFEAGFRMLEESCGAEKVQRWRQAMEKAGNISGWVSNVWEEQEMIRSLVERILNMLKNTPLGVAKHPVGLEARLEELKGMIDADATGVRVLGFYGMGGVGKTTLAKALFNKLVGRFRLRSFVSNIRESSSQPGGLDSLQAKLIGDLSSRNVSPLGGVRNGILRIKELTFEQSALIVLDDVDDVGQLNALAGGRDWFYEGSRIIITSRDRDLLPESIVNVFYEVKKLSLPESIQLFSFHALGRNEPPRNLSKLTEQIVDLTGGLPLALEVFGSYLYDKRDVKDWQDAVQKLQRVRPGHLQSVLEISFDALDKEEKIVFLDIACFFVKMRMTREDAIYAFRAFNFNAGITIKVLAAKSLLKVTGDEILWMHDQIRDMGREIVQRECDYYPGKQSRLWDHDEILTVLKNKTGTEKIQGITLDLEKKDESSSTTNIGKHHQARDRVLTSIVPSLKQKFKNSSSHEEDKYGNERDLMVLSTSSFTRMVHLRLLQINHVTLRGSSKKMPSGIKWLQWKGCPLEVLPLSSFLRQLGVLDLSESSFTKISMSSGRNTFRESKTDKKLLVMDLHACNQLTEIPDLSNYQGLEKLILAGCTRLVEIHKSVGDMTSLLTLDLSRCSNLQKFPDDISGLKNLEKLVLSDCVQMMELPEDMGGMASLKELLLDSTAILKLPESICRLQKLEKVSLKYCQSLKQLPGCIGGLSSLKELILDSSSLEELPNSIGSLAKLEKLSLIYCRSLTALPDSVGSLRSLTHLLLGNTSLTHLPATIGSLSRLKLLSLNYCRKLSELPESIGGLSSLVRLDLVSTSVERVPSQIGALKMLKILEMAYCRSLRLVPESLGNLLSLTSLNLNEAPITELPESIGTLERLSTLRLNSCRNLRKLPAAIGKLKSLVDLSMKETAVVALPEEFGMLSSLQYLMMRKEPKPDVEEKSEQTEIVLPRTFSGLCSLKELDAHACRLSGIPNDFEKIRTLEVLKLGFNKFHSLPSSLRGLELLKDLILTNCRELRSLPELPSSLTKLDASNCTSLESISDLGNLEQLQELNLTNCYKVVDIPGLQVMKSLRRLFLGGCTSCAAAVKKRLEKVALRHLYNLSIPASDIPSWFSQEITSFTPRKNRELRGIIVAVVVSLSDENPNNIKSRLPAIVDVKARVVRDNVELHTTVLNLMGVPEANEEQLYLIRFPDFKPIVKMLEEGDKIQVTLREVPYFPGIQLKKHGVYPVFENDDDYAGNEEWLDPSQQSVSQKLARFIGSL is encoded by the exons ATGGGCGATCACGGCatcgacgacgacgacgaggAGGCTGTTCTGCCTTCCTCCCGTTACCGGTGGGACATCTTCCTCAGCTTTCGGGGCGAAGACACGCGCCACGGCTTCACCGACCGCCTCTACAAAGCGCTATGGCTCGATGGCGTCCGCACGTTCCGCGACGACGAGGCGCTGGAGCGAGGGGACGAGGTGGCGCCCGGCCTTCTCGAGGCGATCCAGGACTCGGCCGGCGCGGTCGCCGTGATCTCCGAGCGGTACGCGGACTCGCGGTGGTGCCTGGAGGAGCTCGCGACGATCTTTGAAGGGAAGAAGCTGCTGCTCCCGGTGTTCTACGACGTCGACCCGTCGGACGTTCGGAGGCAGAGGGGCCCGTTTGAGGCAGGGTTTAGGATGCTGGAGGAGTCCTGCGGGGCCGAGAAGGTGCAGAGGTGGAGACAAGCCATGGAGAAGGCAGGAAACATCTCCGGATGGGTTTCTAATGTCTG GGAAGAGCAGGAGATGATCCGGTCTTTAGTCGAGAGGATCTTGAACATGTTGAAGAACACGCCCTTGGGAGTGGCCAAGCATCCTGTTGGACTCGAAGCTCGCCTCGAAGAGCTGAAGGGGATGATCGATGCCGATGCCACTGGAGTCCGAGTGCTCGGTTTCTATGGAATGGGTGGAGTTGGAAAAACGACTCTGGCAAAGGCTCTGTTCAACAAGCTAGTGGGTCGCTTCCGACTGCGCAGTTTCGTGTCAAATATTCGAGAAAGTTCTTCACAACCCGGTGGTTTAGATTCTCTTCAGGCCAAGCTGATTGGCGATCTTTCCTCCAGAAATGTGTCACCGCTAGGAGGGGTCCGAAATGGTATCCTTAGGATCAAGGAGCTGACCTTCGAGCAGTCCGCTCTCATTGTTCTCGATGATGTTGATGACGTCGGGCAACTAAATGCCCTAGCTGGAGGCAGAGATTGGTTCTACGAAGGAAGCCGGATCATCATCACTTCACGGGATAGAGACCTCCTGCCTGAGAGCATAGTGAATGTGTTCTACGAGGTGAAGAAGCTGAGCCTCCCGGAGTCTATACAGTTATTCAGTTTTCACGCCTTGGGAAGAAACGAACCCCCAAGAAACTTAAGCAAACTCACCGAGCAAATTGTCGATCTCACCGGAGGATTACCCCTTGCCTTGGAAGTATTTGGTTCTTATCTGTACGATAAGAGGGATGTAAAGGACTGGCAAGATGCGGTGCAAAAGCTACAGCGAGTTCGTCCTGGTCACCTGCAATCTGTTCTAGAGATAAGTTTCGATGCGCTTGATAAGGAAGAGAAGATTGTATTCCTTGATATCGCGTGCTTCTTCGTTAAAATGAGGATGACAAGAGAAGACGCAATATATGCGTTCAGGGCTTTTAATTTCAATGCCGGGATCACGATCAAAGTGCTTGCGGCCAAATCTCTCTTGAAAGTTACTGGGGACGAAATCCTCTGGATGCATGATCAGATAAGAGATATGGGAAGGGAAATCGTTCAGAGGGAGTGCGATTACTATCCCGGCAAGCAAAGCAGACTTTGGGATCACGATGAAATATTGACCGTTCTAAAGAATAAGACG GGGACGGAGAAGATCCAAGGAATTACACTGGACTTGGAGAAGAAGGACGAATCAAGCTCAACCACAAACATCGGAAAGCACCACCAAGCAAGGGACCGCGTTCTTACATCCATCGTCCCGTCCCTGAAACAAAAATTCAAGAACAGCTCCAGCCATGAGGAGGACAAGTACGGGAACGAGAGAGATTTGATGGTTCTGAGTACAAGTTCGTTTACACGTATGGTCCACCTTAGGCTCCTGCAGATCAATCATGTAACCTTAAGGGGAAGTTCCAAGAAGATGCCTTCTGGAATTAAGTGGCTGCAATGGAAGGGATGCCCCTTGGAAGTTCTTCCTCTCAGTAGCTTCCTTCGGCAACTCGGTGTCCTCGACCTCTCAGAAAGCAGCTTCACAAAGATTAGCATGTCAAGCGGACGGAACACCTTCAGGGAGAGTAAG acGGATAAAAAATTGCTGGTCATGGATCTACATGCTTGCAACCAGCTCACCGAGATTCCCGACTTATCCAATTATCAAGGCTTAGAGAAACTGATACTTGCAGGATGCACAAGGCTGGTCGAGATTCACAAATCTGTTGGTGACATGACTTCCTTATTGACCTTAGACCTGAGCCGTTGCTCCAATCTCCAGAAGTTCCCAGATGACATCTCAGGTCTAAAGAATCTCGAGAAACTTGTGCTCTCTGATTGCGTCCAGATGATGGAGTTACCAGAGGACATGGGAGGGATGGCATCTTTAAAAGAGCTACTCCTTGATTCCACGGCGATACTAAAACTCCCTGAATCTATATGCCGCCTCCAGAAACTCGAGAAAGTCAGTTTAAAATATTGTCAATCACTGAAGCAGCTTCCCGGGTGTATAGGAGGGCTAAGCTCGCTAAAAGAGCTTATTCTTGATAGTTCATCTCTAGAAGAACTGCCAAACTCTATAGGATCCTTGGCCAAACTCGAGAAACTAAGTCTCATCTACTGTAGATCTCTCACTGCTCTTCCTGACTCTGTCGGAAGTCTGCGATCATTGACCCATCTCTTGCTCGGGAACACTTCATTGACACACCTGCCTGCTACCATTGGTTCATTGTCAAGGTTGAAGCTCCTCTCTCTTAATTACTGTAGGAAGCTGTCTGAGTTGCCTGAATCAATCGGGGGCTTATCATCTTTGGTTCGGTTAGATTTAGTGTCCACCTCAGTTGAACGCGTCCCATCCCAGATCGGTGCCCTGAAGATGCTTAAAATTCTCGAGATGGCTTACTGCAGGTCCCTTAGATTGGTACCagagtctcttgggaatctgTTGAGCCTCACTAGCTTGAATTTGAATGAGGCTCCGATAACAGAGTTGCCTGAATCCATAGGGACGTTAGAAAGGCTTAGCACTTTGAGACTGAACAGCTGTAGAAATCTCCGAAAGCTGCCAGCTGCGATAGGGAAGTTGAAAAGCCTTGTGGACTTGTCGATGAAGGAAACCGCAGTGGTGGCATTGCCAGAGGAGTTTGGAATGCTCTCGAGCTTGCAGTATTTGATGATGAGAAAAGAGCCGAAACCCGATGTGGAGGAAAAATCAGAACAAACTGAAATTGTTCTTCCAAGAACATTTTCGGGTCTCTGCTCGTTAAAAGAGCTGGATGCTCATGCTTGTAGATTATCCGGAATTCCTAATGATTTCGAGAAGATAAGGACCCTAGAGGTCCTTAAGCTCGGTTTCAACAAGTTTCATTCCCTCCCTTCGAGCCTAAGGGGCCTTGAGCTACTGAAAGATCTGATTCTGACTAACTGCAGAGAGCTCAGATCTCTCccagaacttccctcgagctTGACTAAGCTGGATGCATCAAACTGTACCTCACTTGAAAGCATAAGCGACCTTGGGAATTTGGAACAACTGCAGGAGCTGAACCTGACCAACTGCTACAAAGTAGTTGATATCCCGGGTCTTCAAGTGATGAAGTCCCTTAGGAGACTCTTCTTGGGTGGCTGCACGTCTTGCGCTGCAGCCGTGAAGAAGAGACTTGAAAAG GTTGCTCTAAGGCATTTGTACAACTTGAGCATTCCGGCAAGCGATATACCGAGCTGGTTTTCCCAGGAAATTACTAGCTTTACACCTCGCAAGAACCGGGAACTCAGGGGAATCATTGTCGCTGTGGTTGTCTCCCTATCCGATGAAAACCCAAACAACATCAAATCCAGACTCCCCGCGATTGTGGATGTTAAAGCACGGGTAGTTAGGGACAATGTCGAGCTGCACACAACTGTCTTGAACCTGATGGGAGTTCCTGAAGCGAATGAAGAACAACTCTACTTGATTCGGTTCCCAGACTTCAAGCCAATTGTAAAGATGCTGGAAGAAGGGGATAAGATTCAGGTAACTCTACGAGAAGTGCCGTATTTTCCTGGAATACAGTTGAAGAAGCACGGAGTTTATCCAGTTTTCGAGAATGACGACGACTATGCTGGTAATGAGGAGTGGCTGGATCCATCGCAGCAGTCCGTATCGCAGAAACTGGCTCGGTTTATTGGTTCCTTGTAG